The proteins below are encoded in one region of Sander vitreus isolate 19-12246 chromosome 24, sanVit1, whole genome shotgun sequence:
- the LOC144512689 gene encoding cyclic AMP-responsive element-binding protein 1-like isoform X1 — MEAGADTQQSGETVVSESETQQITIGQTGYECGLSWLQASIAAGQVTSSGPTVTLVQLPNGQTVQVHGVIQAAQPSVIQSPQVQTVQISTVAESEDSQESVDSVTDCQKRREILSRRPSYRKILNDLSSDAPAVPRIEEEKSEDDTAPAITTVTMPTPIYQTSSGQYIAITQGGAIQLANNGTDGVQGLQTLTMANAGQQGATILQYAQTSDGQQILVPSNQVVVQAASGDVQAYQIRTAPTSAITPGVVMATSPALGTGGGTEEVTRKREVRLMKNREAARECRRKKKEYVKCLENRVAVLENQNKTLIEELKALKDLYCHKSE, encoded by the exons ATGGAGGCTGGTGCAGACACACAGCAAAGTGGTGAAACAGTTGTCTCAGAGTCTGAGACCCAGCAGATCACCATTGGACAG ACAGGGTATGAATGTGGGTTGTCATGGTTGCAGGCATCCATAGCAGCTGGCCAGGTGACATCCAGTGGTCCCACAGTCACCCTTGTGCAGTTACCCAACGGTCAAACAGTCCAAGTGCACGGGGTGATCCAAGCTGCTCAGCCTTCTGTCATCCAGTCCCCACAAGTCCAGACTGTACag ATTTCGACTGTTGCTGAGAGTGAGGACTCTCAGGAGTCTGTAGACAGCGTGACAGATTgtcagaagaggagagagatccTGTCCAGACGGCCTTCTTACAG GAAGATTCTGAATGATTTGTCGTCAGATGCTCCAGCAGTGCCTCGAATTGAGGAAGAAAAGTCAGAGGACGACACAGCCCCTGCCATCACCACAGTCACCATGCCCACTCCCATCTATCAGACTAGCAGTGGCCAGTACA TTGCCATTACCCAAGGTGGGGCCATCCAGCTGGCTAATAACGGCACAGATGGAGTGCAGGGCCTGCAGACACTGACCATGGCCAACGCTGGCCAGCAAGGTGCCACCATCCTGCAGTACGCCCAGACCAGCGACGGGCAGCAGATCCTAGTGCCCAGCAACCAAGTGGTTGTACAAG CCGCCTCAGGTGATGTCCAGGCCTATCAGATACGCACAGCCCCCACCAGCGCCATCACTCCCGGGGTCGTCATGGCGACTTCGCCTGCACTGGGCACAGGAGGAGGCACAGAGGAAGTCACACGCAAAAGGGAGGTCAGACTTATGAAAAACAG GGAGGCAGCCCGCGAGTGTCGCAGGAAGAAGAAGGAGTACGTCAAGTGTCTGGAGAACCGCGTGGCTGTGCTGGAGAACCAGAACAAAACCCTCATCGAGGAACTCAAAGCCCTCAAAGACTTGTACTGCCACAAATCTGAGTAG
- the LOC144512689 gene encoding cyclic AMP-responsive element-binding protein 1-like isoform X2 — protein sequence MEAGADTQQSGETVVSESETQQITIGQASIAAGQVTSSGPTVTLVQLPNGQTVQVHGVIQAAQPSVIQSPQVQTVQISTVAESEDSQESVDSVTDCQKRREILSRRPSYRKILNDLSSDAPAVPRIEEEKSEDDTAPAITTVTMPTPIYQTSSGQYIAITQGGAIQLANNGTDGVQGLQTLTMANAGQQGATILQYAQTSDGQQILVPSNQVVVQAASGDVQAYQIRTAPTSAITPGVVMATSPALGTGGGTEEVTRKREVRLMKNREAARECRRKKKEYVKCLENRVAVLENQNKTLIEELKALKDLYCHKSE from the exons ATGGAGGCTGGTGCAGACACACAGCAAAGTGGTGAAACAGTTGTCTCAGAGTCTGAGACCCAGCAGATCACCATTGGACAG GCATCCATAGCAGCTGGCCAGGTGACATCCAGTGGTCCCACAGTCACCCTTGTGCAGTTACCCAACGGTCAAACAGTCCAAGTGCACGGGGTGATCCAAGCTGCTCAGCCTTCTGTCATCCAGTCCCCACAAGTCCAGACTGTACag ATTTCGACTGTTGCTGAGAGTGAGGACTCTCAGGAGTCTGTAGACAGCGTGACAGATTgtcagaagaggagagagatccTGTCCAGACGGCCTTCTTACAG GAAGATTCTGAATGATTTGTCGTCAGATGCTCCAGCAGTGCCTCGAATTGAGGAAGAAAAGTCAGAGGACGACACAGCCCCTGCCATCACCACAGTCACCATGCCCACTCCCATCTATCAGACTAGCAGTGGCCAGTACA TTGCCATTACCCAAGGTGGGGCCATCCAGCTGGCTAATAACGGCACAGATGGAGTGCAGGGCCTGCAGACACTGACCATGGCCAACGCTGGCCAGCAAGGTGCCACCATCCTGCAGTACGCCCAGACCAGCGACGGGCAGCAGATCCTAGTGCCCAGCAACCAAGTGGTTGTACAAG CCGCCTCAGGTGATGTCCAGGCCTATCAGATACGCACAGCCCCCACCAGCGCCATCACTCCCGGGGTCGTCATGGCGACTTCGCCTGCACTGGGCACAGGAGGAGGCACAGAGGAAGTCACACGCAAAAGGGAGGTCAGACTTATGAAAAACAG GGAGGCAGCCCGCGAGTGTCGCAGGAAGAAGAAGGAGTACGTCAAGTGTCTGGAGAACCGCGTGGCTGTGCTGGAGAACCAGAACAAAACCCTCATCGAGGAACTCAAAGCCCTCAAAGACTTGTACTGCCACAAATCTGAGTAG